A region from the Rosa rugosa chromosome 6, drRosRugo1.1, whole genome shotgun sequence genome encodes:
- the LOC133715166 gene encoding probable serine/threonine-protein kinase PBL19, producing MPNRSLEDHLFNRTYPTIPWETRLQIILGAAQGLAYLHEGLEVQVIYRDFKCSNVLLDENFKPKLSDFGLAREGPMLGHTHVSTAVVGTYGYAAPDYIATGHLTTKSDVWSFGVVLYEILTGRRSLERSRPRTEQKLLNWVKQFPPESKRFGLMIDPRLGSSYFSSAARKIAKLADSCLSKSAKDRPTMSQVVETLKQIIQDSEEGNRSERSPESLESDQVDSGTKEEQLGASESWKRRMTHLAKLGEHVESASRRRFMIMQRAKVT from the exons ATGCCAAACAGAAGTTTAGAAGATCATCTATTTAACAGGACATACCCAACTATTCCTTGGGAGACAAGATTACAGATAATACTGGGAGCTGCTCAAGGATTAGCTTATCTTCATGAAGGATTGGAAGTTCAG GTAATATATCGAGATTTCAAATGTTCAAATGTGTTATTGGATGAGAATTTTAAACCGAAGCTTTCAGACTTTGGGCTAGCGAGGGAGGGGCCAATGCTTGGGCATACTCATGTGTCAACTGCA GTAGTGGGAACATATGGATATGCTGCTCCAGATTACATTGCGACGGGCCATCTGACAACTAAGAGTGATGTCTGGAGCTTCGGTGTAGTGTTGTATGAAATTCTTACAGGCAGGCGATCATTAGAGAGAAGCCGGCCAAGAACAGAACAGAAACTCTTAAATTGGGTGAAACAGTTTCCTCCTGAGAGCAAAAGGTTTGGCTTGATGATAGATCCTCGACTTGGAAGCAGTTATTTTAGCAGTGCAGCAAGAAAAATTGCCAAGTTGGCTGATAGTTGTCTGTCAAAGAGTGCAAAAGACCGGCCAACAATGAGTCAGGTAGTAGAAACATTGAAGCAGATTATCCAAGACTCAGAAGAAGGAAACCGATCCGAGAGAAGTCCTGAATCTTTAGAAAGTGACCAAGTTGACTCTGGGACAAAGGAGGAGCAATTAGGGGCCTCAGAGTCGTGGAAAAGACGAATGACTCACCTGGCGAAACTAGGAGAGCATGTGGAGAGTGCTAGTAGAAGAAGATTCATGATTATGCAGAGGGCAAAGGTGACTTGA
- the LOC133715759 gene encoding bidirectional sugar transporter SWEET16-like isoform X2, translated as MAISSITIFGVLGNIMSGLLYLSPTVVVATVNVFGAAVEIVFLTIFLLFAPPRMKVRTAILVIVLDVAFPGATILLTHFLLDGDKRIDVAGLWCVIFSMIAYASPLSAMKTVVALKSVEYMPFLLSFIFFLNGGVWTVYAILAKDLFVGIPNGSGFLLGTAQLILYFIYWKPKSSRQASDGLEDQQIISEALISNPSQGKTEH; from the exons ATGGCAATAAGTTCGATTACCATTTTTGGGGTGCTAG GCAACATTATGTCAGGATTACTCTACCTTTCTCCTAC CGTGGTCGTCGCCACTGTCAATGTTTTCGGTGCTGCTGTCGAGATTGTTTTCCTTACCATATTTCTACTTTTTGCACCACCAAGAATGAAG GTTAGGACTGCGATACTAGTTATAGTTCTGGATGTGGCATTTCCCGGAGCAACAATTTTACTTACTCACTTTCTGCTAGACGGAGATAAAAGGATCGATGTTGCTGGACTCTGGTGTGTAATCTTCAGCATGATTGCATATGCTTCCCCTCTTTCTGCTATG AAAACTGTGGTGGCGTTAAAGAGTGTGGAGTACATGcctttccttctctctttcatcttttttcttaatGGAGGAGTTTGGACAGTGTATGCCATTCTTGCGAAAGACTTGTTTGTTGGA ATTCCAAATGGAAGTGGATTTTTACTTGGAACTGCTCAGCTGATTCTCTATTTCATATACTGGAAACCGAAGTCATCAAGGCAAGCATCTGACGGTTTAGAGGATCAACAGATCATAAGCGAAGCACTCATTTCTAATCCTTCACAGGGTAAAACTGAGCACTAG
- the LOC133715759 gene encoding bidirectional sugar transporter SWEET16-like isoform X1: MAISSITIFGVLGNIMSGLLYLSPTNVFVRIAKRRSTEEFESIPYISKLLNAYFWVYYGFIKPNSVVVATVNVFGAAVEIVFLTIFLLFAPPRMKVRTAILVIVLDVAFPGATILLTHFLLDGDKRIDVAGLWCVIFSMIAYASPLSAMKTVVALKSVEYMPFLLSFIFFLNGGVWTVYAILAKDLFVGIPNGSGFLLGTAQLILYFIYWKPKSSRQASDGLEDQQIISEALISNPSQGKTEH, from the exons ATGGCAATAAGTTCGATTACCATTTTTGGGGTGCTAG GCAACATTATGTCAGGATTACTCTACCTTTCTCCTAC AAACGTGTTTGTGAGAATCGCAAAGCGTAGATCAACAGAGGAATTTGAGAGTATTCCTTATATTAGCAAACTGTTGAATGCTTACTTCTGGGTTTACTATGGATTTATTAAGCCTAACAGCGTGGTCGTCGCCACTGTCAATGTTTTCGGTGCTGCTGTCGAGATTGTTTTCCTTACCATATTTCTACTTTTTGCACCACCAAGAATGAAG GTTAGGACTGCGATACTAGTTATAGTTCTGGATGTGGCATTTCCCGGAGCAACAATTTTACTTACTCACTTTCTGCTAGACGGAGATAAAAGGATCGATGTTGCTGGACTCTGGTGTGTAATCTTCAGCATGATTGCATATGCTTCCCCTCTTTCTGCTATG AAAACTGTGGTGGCGTTAAAGAGTGTGGAGTACATGcctttccttctctctttcatcttttttcttaatGGAGGAGTTTGGACAGTGTATGCCATTCTTGCGAAAGACTTGTTTGTTGGA ATTCCAAATGGAAGTGGATTTTTACTTGGAACTGCTCAGCTGATTCTCTATTTCATATACTGGAAACCGAAGTCATCAAGGCAAGCATCTGACGGTTTAGAGGATCAACAGATCATAAGCGAAGCACTCATTTCTAATCCTTCACAGGGTAAAACTGAGCACTAG